From the Bacillus tuaregi genome, one window contains:
- a CDS encoding EAL domain-containing protein, whose protein sequence is MKIDEPINILLVDDRPENLLALEAIIEKEEYNLIKAYSGEEALKYLLKYDFAAILLDVQMPGMDGFGTAKIIKTREKTKNIPILFITANHMDSEHIFMGYSVGAIDYLLKPFDPFILKSKVEGFVELYKMKRKLIQQAQALEEKNIMIEHMAYHDVLTDLPNRRKFNEQLIHHITDARRKNQSLGILYLDMDRFKFVNDSLGHIIGDRLLQEIAKRLTELLRPGDVLARVDGDEFNMILPDIDRENSLVVAESVIEAFKEPFYIDQYELFITTSIGLCVFPYDGEDSLSLIKNADAALRRAKEQGKNKYKVFHSGLNFNSYRSFQMRNDLRKAIDRKELELVYQPRKAIDSGIIQGAEAIMRWNHPSWGTINAEEIIPIAEENGQIFEISDWVLKEVCNQFAIWEQKGIIPIRIAFKVTPHAFLQNHLTEHIQSVLYEKNVNPKLIEVEITEAVILKNENAIIKKLQQLRKMGVRIILDDFGTGYSSLNYVRRFPVDMVKVDKSFIADLSTNQHHSKVIMESISSLAKNFQLAVMAEGVDTLEQLNLLRNYHCQQYQGNLCSPPLLSTDLEEFLVADHQYMKQELETQHEATRQETSSNPLYSNQDKDFKQEIIEAAVLQMKDRYQISLREMDVFKCIISGQSNKEISEQLYISEHTVKNHITKILQKLHVADRVQAISMVYETCIKEGESLYSRMNQANGTSERA, encoded by the coding sequence ATGAAAATAGATGAACCTATTAATATACTCCTAGTAGATGATCGTCCTGAAAACTTATTGGCCTTGGAAGCTATTATCGAAAAAGAGGAATATAACTTAATCAAGGCTTATTCCGGAGAGGAAGCCTTAAAATATTTATTAAAATATGATTTTGCGGCCATTCTATTAGACGTGCAAATGCCGGGAATGGATGGCTTTGGAACGGCTAAAATTATCAAGACAAGGGAAAAAACCAAAAATATTCCAATACTCTTTATAACGGCTAATCATATGGATTCCGAGCATATTTTTATGGGCTACTCAGTAGGAGCGATTGACTATCTTCTAAAACCATTTGATCCATTTATATTAAAATCTAAGGTTGAAGGCTTTGTTGAACTCTACAAAATGAAGCGGAAATTAATCCAGCAGGCCCAGGCACTCGAAGAAAAGAATATCATGATTGAGCATATGGCCTATCATGATGTGCTGACAGACCTTCCTAATAGACGAAAGTTCAATGAGCAATTAATTCACCATATTACAGACGCTCGAAGAAAGAATCAGTCCTTAGGAATTTTATACCTCGATATGGACCGATTCAAGTTTGTAAACGATTCCCTTGGTCATATCATTGGGGATAGACTGCTACAGGAAATTGCGAAACGGTTAACAGAGTTGCTAAGACCTGGTGATGTTTTGGCACGTGTCGATGGGGATGAATTTAACATGATCCTGCCGGACATAGACCGAGAGAATTCACTAGTGGTGGCGGAATCGGTTATTGAAGCATTTAAAGAGCCCTTTTATATCGATCAATACGAGCTATTTATCACCACATCCATTGGATTATGTGTTTTTCCTTATGATGGAGAGGATTCGCTTTCGTTAATAAAAAATGCAGATGCAGCCTTACGGCGTGCAAAGGAGCAAGGCAAGAATAAATATAAGGTCTTTCATTCGGGGTTAAACTTTAATTCTTATCGAAGCTTTCAAATGCGAAATGATTTACGAAAAGCCATTGATAGAAAAGAACTTGAATTAGTTTATCAGCCTAGAAAAGCGATTGATTCAGGAATCATACAGGGTGCAGAGGCTATAATGCGCTGGAATCATCCAAGCTGGGGAACGATTAATGCCGAGGAGATCATCCCTATTGCAGAAGAGAATGGACAAATTTTTGAAATTAGTGATTGGGTACTGAAGGAGGTTTGCAATCAGTTTGCCATCTGGGAACAAAAGGGTATAATTCCAATACGAATTGCGTTCAAGGTGACTCCCCATGCATTTCTACAAAACCATTTAACGGAGCATATCCAGAGTGTTTTATATGAAAAAAATGTAAATCCCAAGCTAATAGAAGTGGAAATTACAGAAGCGGTTATTTTGAAAAATGAAAATGCAATCATAAAAAAGCTTCAGCAGCTCCGAAAAATGGGAGTGCGCATTATCCTTGATGACTTTGGGACCGGTTATTCTTCATTAAATTATGTAAGGCGTTTTCCTGTCGATATGGTTAAGGTTGACAAATCCTTTATTGCAGACCTTTCCACTAATCAACATCATAGTAAGGTTATTATGGAATCCATTTCTTCCTTGGCAAAAAACTTTCAATTGGCTGTGATGGCAGAAGGAGTAGATACTCTTGAACAATTGAATTTACTGCGGAATTATCATTGCCAGCAGTATCAAGGTAATTTATGCAGTCCTCCTCTATTATCAACGGACCTTGAGGAATTTTTGGTTGCTGATCATCAATATATGAAACAAGAACTAGAAACTCAGCATGAAGCAACAAGGCAAGAGACAAGTTCAAATCCCCTCTACTCTAACCAGGATAAAGATTTTAAACAAGAAATCATTGAGGCTGCTGTTCTGCAAATGAAGGATCGCTATCAAATTTCCTTACGGGAAATGGATGTCTTTAAATGTATCATCAGTGGTCAAAGCAATAAGGAAATTTCCGAGCAGTTGTATATCAGTGAACATACAGTTAAAAATCATATTACAAAAATCCTCCAAAAGCTTCATGTAGCGGATCGAGTGCAGGCTATCTCAATGGTTTATGAAACCTGCATCAAAGAAGGAGAGAGTCTCTATTCTAGAATGAATCAAGCAAATGGAACTTCAGAAAGGGCATAG
- a CDS encoding GerAB/ArcD/ProY family transporter has product MNKHREFSITPVQLATIVISSTLGVEILALPRFVVKGAGLGAPIASIVGVTIAFFGLLAVVLLGRKFPRQTFIGYSEDIIGKPLGSFVSALMIIFFVIMTGLETRQYAEIVAGSLLPNTPVHIAIFLMLLLCATIGFQHVATFAYIHFFYMPLILFPIIMVLIPGFQDIEIYHLTPILGNDPTFKGFLSGGIVVTQSVLNFFVIAMVIPFMKEPNKCVKSGIWGFWIACFFVVFIISMSLAVFGEEEIQQSFWPVLVLGRMIHIPSQILSRIDAVLLISWIYGTFTTLLSFYFVVVRGMSELIHSERYRLISFIGFPIMFFIALLPQNIYQMYNYILHVTRYGIVITIMYPILLLFIAFLRKKGGESV; this is encoded by the coding sequence ATGAACAAACATAGGGAATTTAGCATAACTCCTGTTCAATTAGCAACGATTGTGATTAGCTCCACTTTGGGGGTGGAAATCCTAGCACTTCCCCGTTTTGTTGTAAAAGGGGCGGGGCTAGGCGCTCCTATTGCAAGTATAGTCGGAGTAACGATTGCCTTTTTCGGTTTGCTTGCAGTTGTTCTGTTGGGTAGAAAATTCCCAAGGCAAACATTTATTGGGTACAGTGAAGATATTATAGGTAAGCCATTAGGAAGTTTTGTCAGTGCCTTGATGATTATTTTTTTTGTCATCATGACTGGATTGGAAACGAGACAATATGCCGAAATCGTGGCAGGTTCCTTATTACCTAATACACCGGTTCATATCGCGATCTTTTTAATGCTTTTATTATGTGCAACAATAGGATTTCAACATGTGGCAACGTTTGCCTATATTCATTTTTTCTATATGCCACTCATTCTGTTTCCTATCATTATGGTATTAATCCCAGGCTTTCAAGATATTGAAATTTATCATCTTACACCTATATTGGGAAACGATCCTACCTTCAAGGGGTTTTTGAGCGGAGGGATAGTTGTGACACAATCAGTGCTTAATTTTTTTGTTATTGCCATGGTCATTCCATTTATGAAGGAGCCGAATAAATGTGTTAAAAGCGGAATATGGGGATTTTGGATTGCATGTTTTTTCGTGGTATTTATTATTTCAATGTCGTTAGCTGTTTTTGGAGAAGAGGAAATACAGCAATCATTTTGGCCCGTCTTGGTGCTTGGAAGAATGATTCATATTCCTTCACAAATATTATCACGTATTGATGCAGTCTTGCTTATATCATGGATATATGGAACTTTCACAACATTGTTGTCCTTTTACTTTGTCGTGGTCCGAGGGATGAGCGAATTAATTCACTCTGAGCGGTATCGCCTCATTTCATTCATCGGCTTCCCGATCATGTTCTTTATTGCTTTGCTACCACAGAATATTTATCAAATGTACAACTATATTCTACATGTGACTCGGTACGGCATCGTCATAACCATCATGTATCCTATTCTCCTATTATTTATTGCCTTTCTGCGAAAAAAAGGCGGTGAATCGGTATGA
- a CDS encoding spore germination protein — MSFWKKGKKYVQKEGPMSEAKQRIKASLEENIHYAKKVFKSDFDFSIRSFHVGRVRTAAAIYINSLIDQEMINQDIIRPLQELDKINDSRLEQKKLQWLLQDVLYHCSGEIVDDWNKLLEGLLHGKTVIMLEGGMEALLLDTYKPEKRGIQQPETERVIRGPRDGFIEQLSVNISLLRYRLPVPEFRIEPMEVGERTKTKIALCYLENIANEQLIGEVKRRIKNIKIDRILDAGYIEQFIEDNPRSPFPQVQNTERPDKAAGNILEGRITILVDGSPSSLIVPSIFNQFYHTSEDYNERWLITSITRVIRFMALVFSLTFSSFYITVLSYHPEMIPAKFVVAASSGRAGVPFPVVIEVFIMEVAMEILREATVRMPQQVGGALSIVGVLVIGQAAVMAGFVSPITVVIIALSTIGSFVTPSYNAATSFRMLRFPLIILSGAFGLLGLATGLMLIINHMLSLRSFGVPYLAPVTPWNYQGFKDSLIRAPLRWLMHRPAQLHTQNAVRAKTSMKMEKTNALQGDKGENPNEQT; from the coding sequence ATGTCGTTTTGGAAAAAAGGAAAGAAATATGTTCAAAAAGAAGGTCCAATGAGTGAAGCGAAGCAGAGAATAAAAGCAAGTCTTGAGGAAAATATCCATTACGCGAAAAAGGTGTTTAAAAGCGACTTTGATTTTTCCATAAGAAGTTTTCATGTTGGGAGAGTTAGAACAGCAGCGGCCATTTATATCAACAGTTTGATTGATCAAGAGATGATTAATCAGGATATCATCCGCCCCTTGCAGGAGCTAGACAAAATAAATGACAGCAGGTTGGAACAGAAAAAACTGCAATGGTTGCTTCAAGATGTTTTATACCATTGCAGCGGAGAAATCGTGGATGATTGGAATAAACTCCTTGAAGGGCTTCTACATGGAAAAACAGTCATTATGTTAGAAGGCGGAATGGAGGCTCTGCTTCTTGATACCTATAAGCCTGAAAAGCGAGGGATTCAGCAGCCAGAGACTGAAAGGGTAATTCGTGGACCGAGAGATGGGTTCATTGAACAGCTGTCAGTTAATATATCACTTTTACGTTACCGCCTCCCAGTCCCCGAATTCCGAATAGAACCAATGGAAGTGGGAGAACGAACGAAAACGAAAATTGCCCTCTGTTATTTAGAAAATATAGCCAATGAACAGCTTATAGGGGAGGTAAAAAGAAGAATTAAAAACATCAAGATTGATCGAATATTAGATGCCGGTTATATTGAACAGTTTATCGAGGATAATCCCCGTTCTCCTTTTCCACAGGTGCAAAATACAGAACGACCTGATAAAGCAGCAGGGAATATTTTAGAGGGAAGGATTACTATTTTAGTAGATGGCTCACCATCTAGTTTAATTGTACCATCGATTTTTAATCAATTTTATCATACGAGTGAAGATTATAATGAACGCTGGCTGATTACTTCCATTACACGTGTCATTCGTTTTATGGCCCTTGTTTTTTCATTAACATTTTCGTCTTTTTATATAACGGTTCTTTCGTATCATCCGGAAATGATACCAGCAAAGTTTGTGGTAGCAGCCTCAAGTGGCAGGGCAGGAGTTCCTTTTCCTGTTGTGATAGAGGTATTCATAATGGAAGTGGCGATGGAGATATTACGTGAAGCTACGGTTCGAATGCCGCAACAGGTTGGCGGGGCTTTGTCCATTGTTGGAGTATTAGTCATCGGGCAGGCTGCAGTTATGGCTGGTTTTGTCAGTCCAATCACAGTTGTTATTATCGCTTTATCCACGATTGGATCCTTTGTTACCCCTTCCTATAATGCTGCCACTTCATTTCGTATGCTGCGATTTCCATTGATTATCCTATCAGGGGCTTTCGGATTACTAGGTCTTGCCACAGGACTGATGTTGATCATTAACCATATGCTGTCACTACGCTCCTTTGGTGTACCCTATTTAGCACCTGTAACGCCTTGGAATTATCAAGGGTTTAAAGATTCCCTCATCAGGGCACCGCTGCGCTGGTTAATGCATCGCCCCGCTCAACTGCATACTCAAAATGCTGTGAGGGCTAAAACTAGCATGAAGATGGAGAAGACAAACGCTTTACAAGGCGATAAAGGAGAAAATCCAAATGAACAAACATAG
- a CDS encoding response regulator, which produces MPKTVLIADDSAFMRRWLKDMLQESRYNVISEAKDGYEAVQKYKQHLPDIVIMDLVMPKLDGIGALKEIKAFHPSAVVIMCTATGQKATIVEAIQNGASEFIIKPNFQHLIPILQKVG; this is translated from the coding sequence ATGCCCAAAACAGTATTAATAGCAGATGATTCTGCATTTATGAGAAGGTGGCTGAAGGATATGCTCCAGGAAAGCAGATATAACGTGATTAGTGAAGCAAAGGACGGCTATGAAGCTGTACAAAAATATAAACAGCATCTTCCAGATATTGTTATCATGGATCTTGTCATGCCAAAGCTAGACGGAATTGGAGCATTGAAGGAAATCAAAGCGTTTCATCCATCAGCGGTTGTTATTATGTGCACAGCTACGGGTCAGAAAGCAACGATTGTGGAAGCGATACAAAACGGTGCAAGTGAATTTATCATCAAACCTAATTTTCAACACTTAATACCTATTCTGCAAAAGGTAGGTTAA
- a CDS encoding GAF domain-containing protein: protein MHKKDMVVELRQYAANKRIKNLLQKINPMLTKKDENIRIHLEALANDVITKKEYQVIRTKMELGKFCLDLEHAIPDSHVTMLFYCKNQNKIYHGAAPNFPVEFFDFFYEINDTGAFGENCGSCGAAVHNRKVVVTDIQTSPLWEPFREHFTQYGLYTGWSIPFFKENDVMGTFAIYHSYPKEVTKEEILLGQQKVKEYQNSINQMVNRLIAN from the coding sequence ATGCATAAAAAGGATATGGTTGTGGAATTAAGACAATATGCAGCGAATAAGCGAATTAAAAATCTGCTACAGAAAATTAACCCTATGTTGACTAAGAAGGACGAAAATATTCGTATCCATTTAGAAGCACTTGCTAACGATGTGATTACGAAAAAAGAGTATCAGGTTATTCGAACAAAGATGGAATTAGGAAAGTTTTGTCTAGATTTAGAGCATGCTATTCCAGATAGCCATGTGACGATGTTGTTTTACTGTAAGAATCAAAACAAAATCTATCATGGTGCAGCTCCCAATTTTCCAGTTGAGTTTTTTGATTTTTTTTATGAAATCAACGATACGGGGGCATTTGGAGAAAACTGTGGATCATGCGGAGCAGCCGTACATAATCGAAAGGTTGTCGTGACGGATATTCAAACTAGTCCTCTATGGGAGCCATTTCGTGAGCATTTTACGCAGTACGGTCTTTATACTGGATGGTCAATTCCATTTTTTAAGGAAAATGATGTAATGGGAACCTTTGCGATTTATCATTCCTATCCAAAGGAGGTCACAAAGGAAGAAATACTGCTTGGTCAACAAAAAGTTAAAGAGTATCAAAATTCTATCAATCAGATGGTTAACCGACTAATAGCCAATTAA
- a CDS encoding helix-turn-helix domain-containing protein yields the protein MFHNRLRQLRLERGYTMEEVGRKIGIKKSSYASYESHYRQPPLEKLKSLSKLYGVSVDYILGLSDERNTEESIQIRLREYCGKRGLHWDGMEIPDEVLSLLEKVLEEAVKKVSEHPYRKES from the coding sequence ATGTTTCATAATCGATTAAGGCAATTAAGGTTGGAAAGAGGCTATACAATGGAGGAAGTGGGAAGGAAAATCGGAATCAAAAAATCCAGCTATGCTTCCTATGAATCACACTACCGTCAGCCACCGCTAGAGAAGTTAAAAAGCCTTTCAAAATTATACGGTGTGTCGGTCGATTACATCCTCGGATTATCAGATGAACGCAACACCGAAGAATCCATCCAAATCCGGTTAAGAGAATATTGCGGCAAAAGAGGGCTTCATTGGGATGGAATGGAAATCCCTGATGAGGTATTATCCTTGCTTGAGAAGGTATTGGAGGAGGCGGTTAAAAAGGTGTCAGAGCATCCATATCGAAAAGAAAGTTAA
- a CDS encoding Ger(x)C family spore germination protein, which yields MRRVLSIMGAIGFTILLTGCWDRYELEDRANILGIAVDLAEEKDLSNEPEVTHRIGHFPIKKRETLYKVTAQIAVPGKIKLGPEGGGGQGSEKTAWILETSGHTMKDAMANLQQQLAEKLYLGHLQIVVVSDEIAKRGLSEINDFLRRDYEVRRTAWMIVNEKDASKVIKTAPPLETVPSLYLSDTLNHAVQFGKLPREYLGKFWVDISDDGVNAILPAVKVIEKDRILVDGLAFFQNAKMVGRTTSVEIGAFMGMKEKSNGGYSIAVSMKDDNGVYFIRSLKRKPKLDVSVKNGKPSAKIHIQVDAVIDEEVNVNQLNGRSLKQLEKAANKKREEICYELLKKIQKEGSDILGLGARIRAKHREYWNREIKTEEKWCEVYKEMDIKVTVDYRILRAGMEWN from the coding sequence ATGAGGAGAGTATTATCAATCATGGGGGCAATTGGATTTACGATTCTTTTAACAGGCTGCTGGGACCGCTATGAACTTGAGGACAGGGCAAATATATTAGGGATTGCAGTAGACCTGGCAGAAGAAAAGGATTTAAGTAATGAACCTGAGGTCACCCATCGTATAGGTCATTTTCCAATTAAAAAAAGAGAGACCTTATATAAAGTCACAGCCCAAATTGCTGTTCCGGGAAAAATTAAGCTTGGTCCTGAAGGTGGTGGAGGACAGGGTTCTGAAAAAACAGCTTGGATCCTTGAAACATCTGGACATACGATGAAGGATGCCATGGCCAATTTACAGCAGCAATTAGCGGAAAAACTCTATTTAGGTCATTTACAGATTGTCGTCGTTTCAGATGAAATTGCTAAAAGAGGCTTGTCAGAAATAAATGATTTTTTAAGGCGTGATTATGAGGTGAGAAGGACCGCCTGGATGATTGTAAATGAAAAAGACGCATCGAAGGTGATTAAAACAGCTCCGCCGCTTGAAACCGTTCCATCGCTTTATCTATCAGATACATTAAATCATGCTGTACAATTTGGAAAATTACCAAGAGAATATCTAGGGAAATTCTGGGTGGATATATCGGATGATGGTGTGAACGCGATTCTCCCAGCAGTAAAGGTTATTGAAAAGGATCGTATACTTGTAGACGGCTTGGCATTTTTTCAAAATGCTAAAATGGTTGGACGTACGACATCGGTTGAAATTGGTGCCTTTATGGGTATGAAAGAAAAAAGTAATGGAGGGTATTCAATTGCTGTTTCTATGAAGGATGATAACGGAGTGTATTTTATTCGATCCTTAAAACGGAAGCCGAAATTGGATGTGAGTGTGAAAAATGGAAAACCAAGTGCGAAGATCCATATACAGGTGGATGCGGTGATAGATGAAGAAGTAAATGTCAATCAATTAAATGGAAGAAGTTTAAAACAGCTCGAAAAGGCAGCAAATAAAAAGCGTGAAGAAATATGTTATGAACTACTAAAGAAGATTCAGAAAGAGGGTTCTGATATCTTAGGGCTTGGAGCAAGAATCAGAGCGAAGCATAGAGAGTATTGGAATCGTGAAATAAAAACTGAAGAAAAATGGTGTGAGGTCTATAAGGAAATGGATATCAAGGTAACCGTTGATTATCGTATTCTTAGGGCGGGAATGGAGTGGAATTAG